In the genome of Notamacropus eugenii isolate mMacEug1 chromosome 5, mMacEug1.pri_v2, whole genome shotgun sequence, one region contains:
- the LOC140508978 gene encoding olfactory receptor 8D1-like codes for MASLNHSTVIMFNFERLTDQPELQLLLFILFLDIYVVTVVGNLGMILLIASGPQLQSPMYYFLSNLSFVDLCYSSAITPKLLVNFIGDKNIISYNGCMTQLFFFGFFIVSECYMLAAMAYDRYVAICRPLLYNVIMSPRVCSFLVTGVYAMGTFSTLFNLSCMVRLSFCGPNVIKHYFCDIIPLLKLSCSSTYLNELLLVVLGIFNVFLTTTAIFISYAFILTSILRIQSAEGRSKAFSTCSSHLTAVGIFYGTVIFMYLKPSSNSSMTQEKVASIFYTTVIPMLNPLIYSLRNKDVKDVLKKIMRGTIFSKSM; via the coding sequence ATGGCTTCATTAAATCACTCTACAGTAATTATGTTCAACTTTGAGAGATTAACAGACCAGCCAGAGCTTCAATTGCTCCTCTTTATCTTGTTCCTGGACATCTATGTGGTCACTGTGGTGGGAAACTTGGGAATGATCCTACTAATTGCTAGTGGCCCTCAGCTACAATCTCCTATGTACTATTTCCTCAGCAACTTGTCCTTTGTGGATCTCTGCTACTCCTCTGCAATTACTCCCAAACTTCTGGTGAATTTTATAGGGGACAAAAACATCATATCCTACAACGGGTGTATGACACAACTTTTTTTCTTCGGTTTCTTTATTGTTTCTGAATGCTACATGCTGGCAGCCATGGCCTATGACCGTTATGTTGCCATCTGTAGGCCTCTTCTCTACAATGTCATCATGTCTCCACGAGTCTGCTCCTTTTTGGTGACAGGGGTGTACGCTATGGGTACCTTTAGCACTCTGTTTAACCTAAGTTGCATGGTCAGATTGTCTTTTTGTGGTCCTAATGTCATTAAACATTATTTCTGTGACATCATCCCCCTTCTCAAGCTCTCCTGCTCTAGCACCTACCTCAATGAGCTTCTGTTGGTGGTTCTTGGTATATTCAATGTATTTTTAACCACTACTGCCATCTTCATCTCTTATGCTTTCATCCTCACTAGCATCCTTCGCATCCAGTCTGCTGAAGGGAGGTCTAAAGCCTTTAGTACCTGCAGCTCCCACTTGACTGCTGTTGGTATCTTTTATGGCACTGTTATTTTCATGTATCTTAAGCCATCATCAAACAGTAGCATGACTCAGGAGAAGGTGGCCTCAATATTTTATACCACAGTCATCCCCATGCTGAATCCCCTAATCTACAGTCTGAGGAATAAGGATGTCAAGGATGTACTAAAGAAAATCATGAGGGGTACAATATTTTCCAAGTCCATGTAG